The nucleotide window ttcattaagtggcaaaagactcttatgcccttgttatttatatatataataaatcattatttaaataaaataaaataaataaaataaataaaataaaaaaataaaaaaaaagtaaaatttttttttatgttttcgaattatactttttcaaattcgaacttttttatgaactttttttttgaaatttttttttcgaattttttttattttttttttcaaatttctttttgaaaaacgaaaattatgtttgaaattatttttaaattttttttaaaatatttttaaatatttatttatatatttattagaatcctaaattttacattccaaaaaccctaccccacccctcaactctaaaccctaagtctagattagttaactctaagggtataattgtcttttatccttcattaaaagtgagggtaaaagtggttagtgtaaacatgaaaagtggtaatatgaatgtggtatttgtggtaatttctCTATAATAGTTGCACTTGTAAtataatatgtattatttattttaaatttaaatttgtgcCCCCATCAAATAATTTTGTCTGGATCCGGCCACTGTAGGCAAACACATATACGTCCGAATTGGCCACTTTCATCCTCCGCAAAAACAAGTAAAAACCTCTAAAACCCTCCGACTCCTCCTCTGTCCCATTGTTgcttaataaaaatgaaagcttTTAGATCTCTACGAATTCTAATCTCCATCTCACGAACGGCGACACCTTTCAGTAAAACCCATCTTCCTCAGAGCTTCATCCGCCGGTCTTACTCGGCGCAGGCGAATCTAGACGAACCCACTTCCGTCAACGGAGACTCTGTTTTCGATAGCAGTCAGTACTCAATCGAAGACCCCGTGAAGAAGCCCAAACAACAACCCAATTGGGATAAAGGGTACAGAGAAAGAGTAGAGAGAGAGCTGTTCCCACAAGAGAAACAGAGTTCCGAAAAGAAGGATCGGTCAAGGATTCTCGCAAAGGCTCTCCTTGAGGCGGCGCTTGAGTCGGCTGATGACGAACTCGGTGATGGCGAGGTTCGAGAAGAAGACCAGAAGTCTCTTAACGTCGGAATCATCGGCCCACCAAACGCCGGCAAATCTTCCCTCACTAACTTCATGGTTCGATCCTttcaaagttttcatttttaatcgTAAAGTTGCTTACTTTGGCTGTGTGATTGTGTTCTTGCAATGTGCACAGGTTGGAACAAAGGTTGCAGCTGCTTCACGGAAGACCAACACGACGACCCATGAAGTGTTGGGAGTGTTGACAAAAGGGGATACACAAGTTGTAAGCTTTCTCTTTGTGAGGTTTGCATGAATGCAATCATTTGTAGACTGAAATATTTGATTTCTGTGTTCAGTGTTTCTTTGATACTCCTGGTTTAATGCTGAAGAAAAGCGGGTATGGTTACACAGACATCAAGGCTCGTGTGCAAAATGCTTGGACCTCCGTTGATCTATTTGATGTCCTCATTGTTATGTTTGATGTCCACAGGCATCTCACCTGGTTAGTCACTTTGCAGatcttttttttgataaatctaTCTCCTAACTGATCTTAGTATAGTTTTAAGTATTGAGGTTAGCATTTTATTGTTTGAACTGGACTTTGTGACTGCAGTTTTGCGCTATTTTAGCAAGTAGATGTAGAGCTCTCTCAAACTTAATTATGTATGATTAATGTAGTCCGGATTCAAGAGTTGTACGCTTGATTACATACATGGGAGAGGAAGCAAATCCGAAACAAAAGCGCATTTTATGTATGAACAAAGTTGATTTAgttgagaagaagaaagatctgTTAAAGGTTGCTGAGGAGTTCCAAAATCTCCCGGCATATGAAAGGTAGATAGATAGCTCATTACACCTAAATTACAACGAACAGGGAACTGAAAAAGATATGGTTCCTCTGTTCAAGGCACTTCATGATATCAGGACTTAAGGGATCTGGAGTCAAAGATCTCAGCCAATATTTAATAGACCAGGCAGTAAAAAAGCCATGGGAGGAAGATCCATTCACAATGAGTGAAGAAGTGATGAAGAACATCTCTCTTGAAGTTGTTAGGGAGAGATTACTAGACCATGTTCATCAGGTAATAACCTTTTACTTTGAGTAATCTTCTTTATCGGTTTCTAACTTACACGAACTTAGGAAGTACCATATGGGGTGGAGCACCGTCTAGTGGACTGGAGAGAGCAGCGAGACGGGTCTCTGAGGATCGAACAGCATCTTATCACTCCTAAACTTAGCCAACGCAAGATTCTTGTGGGGAAGAGCGGTTCCAAGATCGGGTAAGAGCTGAAACAAGATCACAGGCTGCTTCATTCTTTCAACTTAGTGATCTCGTGACTGATCTTTATGCTAAATTTGGCAGGAGGATAGGAATAGAGGCTAATGAAGAACTCAGGAGAATAATGAATCGTAAAGTTCATCTCATCCTCAAGGTATTGCTCAAGTGAAACCACTTTCCCTCGGCGTTTTCAGAGGATTTAGGATTGGTTTTGTATACGAGAGATCTGTCTGTATATTTGATATTGTCAAAGATTAGACATATTACATTAGTTGGTTAGAAATATAAACTTAATACAAACAGAGAGAAGAACCACACGAAGTAACagaattttggaaaaaaaacaacaacaagcAGTCTTAACGACAGATATGGAAACGACGTGTTGTCTCTTTACAGGAAGTTGAAGTGTTGACTGATCGTGTCCGAGAAGGCTAACCACCGGCGTAGTAAGTTGATAAATGAATCTGTGATCATAAACTCCACAGTGGAGATACCTTCCTCGTCATCCTAATCCTCTGTTTTGGCTCCATTATtgtcaaaaaagaaaactatttaTCAACTGTCAAGATTCTTTTGGTGAATTTATGTGGCTGTGATGAAATCTAAAATTAGCAGTATGCTTTTTATTGTTAGTTTTAGGGGAAAAGTAAGTTTAACCCTAATTCATTAGTTAATTACTAtactttaattatattttttactaatttaatttatgtatctGTTCTAATTCTTTTgatatcaaaaaataattatgaaaatgcAATTACtcataaacttattttttcaCATTTTATATAGCCacaaacttatttttattttttttggtgagATATTTATCTTAAATGCTATGGACTTAATTAGATTTCTtcgtttttttataataaagttttcaagtttagtcacatatttataaaattttcacaGATTTAGTTAACTTTAGTTTTCTTTGCCAACAAATTTGCTTAATTTTGGacagatttttattaaatttgatataCTTTTATTCCTTTGCTACCGATTTATCCGTTTTTGAcagatttatttggttttcaatAGATTTATTATCCTTTGGCTGCATATTTACGTAATTTTGACAAATTTAATTAtgatttgatatatttatttattttaccacATATTTACTTCATTTAGTcagatttaattaaaatttgattaaaatttgatagatttatttttcttttgaccaCATATATACTTTATTCTAACATATTTAAGTAGTATCTgatagatttatttttcttttactgaacaagtttatttcatttttgactgatttaatttattttttggtgacagatttattttaaatgctATGGACTTAATTAGATTTCTTcgtattttttataataaatttttcaagtttagtcacatatttataaaaaaatttacagatTTAGTTAAATTTAGTTTCTTTGCCAACAAATTTGCTTAATTTTGacagatttttataaaatttgatatacTTTTATTCCTTTGCTACCGATTTATCCGTTTTTGAcagatttatttggttttcaatagatttatttattttaccacTTATACTTCATTTAGTcagatttaattaaaatttgattaaaatttgatagatttatttttcttttggccACATATATACTTTATTCTAACATACTTAAGTAGTATCtgatagatttatttttattttactgaACAAGCTGATTTAATTTAaagtgttattttttttattttcatgcaTGAACCATGTTTGGGTTTCAATTCAATAATATTGTTtggtttttatttgaaaaatgttGTTCTTTGCTTCTGTTTAACTTTAGtttataatatagatattacatATGATTCAAACGTAATATGATCATTTCTCATTTCAACTTGTTGATGTTTGGTCTTTGCCTCATTGTgagtttttattttagttttggttATAAATTAGTCTAAATTCTTGTTTTGAGATTAAAACCCTGACGAAGATTtgaaactcaaaaatatatggGATTCAACCAGTTTTAGAATATTACTGAACAGAACTCGactaaatccgaaccaaatTCGAACTGAACTTTGTGGTATCCGAATGAGGCTAAAATTCATaactccaaaaaaattaaaacccaaaccgaaaCTTGGTTGCGCAGCTCTAGCTCTACACATATTTAGAGCTCGATCCTGAATCCTCTTCCCGTATGAAATACTATCTTTGTTTCAAAATGATCGATGTTTTTGAAGAACAAAAACTGTTTCTCAAAAATCAGTTTTTCATATCTTTAatgtatactagattttgacccgcgctctGAAGCGCGGGTTTTTTGGATTATAAAGAAAAACACAATTTGATATGAATTATCATTTTGAGATTGTTTTACATTATTACGTTACAGAGTCGTATTATATCAAAGAAggatatttatttagttttaattagcTTATTTGAGATTCtctatgtatatttttatgtaaatttctATTAGGCATATGTATTTTATCCGAACACAAAAATTTGAACCAAAACTGATCCAAAAATACATATTCAGTTTGGTCAATTTCTAAAACAAAATACTTATTGGGTATACTTTTGAACCCGCGGATCTCAGTTAGGTCCGAGTTTTATCTGAGACTTGATCGGCTAAACAAAGTACCCAattgttttgtgtatattaggcatatctggatatttaagattggtattatggatattttaaGTTAAAAGGTGATGCTATCAAAATTTACTTATATATTTCAGGTATTCaagtaaaattttggatattttctgttttttagtTCATATTTTGGGTAAAGTTTTGGGTTATATAAGTTATTTGAACTTTTAAGAGTTTTATTtgagttttcaaaaaatttcatgTTTCAGGTATTTTTGTGTTTTCGGGTATTTCAAATCTTTTCGGgttttaaatattcaaatcGGTCAGACCCGttatgtaataaaaaattatagttatttGAATTACGAATCTGAACCGATCCGGAACCAACACGAATCCGAACTGAAACTTTCAAATATCTAGTTGGTTTAAATGTCTAGGACATAAAAGGAATCGATCCAACTCGGCCCGAAGATCCAAATATTAAACTTTACTCTCTCTCATTATATTTGGTGtgcattttataatatttttatttgttgagTTGCTAAGACTTAAGATTTATTTAGCATATTTTAATTTAGTATTGCAGTCCCAAATATATAATCTAATAACATAATATGAAACCTTCTATATTGTCCACAATATCtgatataatttgttttgttaatagTGTTGATATTGGTATAGCACGTTAGTTAACTGTAGATGTTATAAGTTGTAGATCGTATAAAGGTCAATTACGTTTGGTATTATATGTAGATAAAAAAGTggatccaaaaaaatattataattaaaagagAGATTACAATATATTTCTAAATGTTGGAAAATATTATTTGGTTGCTATATAATAGGAGTTCAGTTATAATatctagttatatataataggtTGGATTAAAAATGAAAAGGTACAGTAAccttgtataagtagatttttcaaaactgcttcccttttaatagaatagattttaTTAGGTATAAATGATAAATTgtaatttttgaataaattaattgtatttattgaatttttaattggctaaaattatagaaaatagttaaatataagaaataatattttaaaaatcaaaatttaaaagatcTTCAAGAAGGTAGAAAATCTCGTATTTTCgtcgcacaaaaaaaaaagtcgcacaaaaaaaaagaaaagaaaatctcGTATTTTCTATGTTGTTCGTGTTCCAAAATGGTGATGAATTGGAATTGCGATCCGTCCAACCCTTCGATCAGCTCCTAATTgcaatcaaattttaatatatgtgaaaacttcaaaatataattcttttagAAATGGAATGGGTATTGATTTTGGGGCTACAAATATTTGGAATATTTGGGGCTACAAATATTTTGGGGCTACAAATAGGTTTAGACAATATAAACAATCAATCCTACGCTGAAAACAAAAACCCCTCTTTTCcctcaaaaccctaatttcttgCATCCATCTCCTTGAGCGCAAAACAATGGCGAAATCTATGAGATGCAAGAGGGTGAAGAGATTGAGAGCTATCAGAAGAGAAATAGTGGAGAAGGAATCTTTCACCCTAACGAGAGACGACGCCAAATCCGCCGCCATCGAAGCCGCACTCGCCGCCCCCAAGTTACCGGTTCGTCAACCACCACCTTCTCCGTTCATGGAAGTTGCCTCGTCTACCACCGAGTCCGCCTCTGCCTCCGGTATGTTCGATTTTTTCTGCCTAATCTTGGGATGTtgtgttttatatatagatattgttGTTTGCAGATGTGGAAATGGATGGTGAGAAGCATAACAAGTCTCTAAAACCCATCGGGAGGAAGCTGAAGAAGAAGTTTAAGATGGGGATGAAGAATCGTCGCAGCAAAGGTTTCCTTCGAGGCAAGCGTGTCTAAGTTCCTCCCAAGTCTTGTTttgtactgttttttttttaattttttggcgagcttcagtatatagagaacaTAGGAACATGATCTTGAACCGAAAGTCTGAATCTGATTATGTCTCTCATGTTTCACTTCTTCATCAAAAGCTATTCTCACAGCTATTATTTACTTGATTTATAGATAACATTTTTAGGATTCATTTTACATTATAAACCTTCAGACAATTTCTAATCATGTTGGATCGATTAAAACCATGATCAGATATAATGGTAAGTGTATAAATTCTTTGATTTTAATCAAGATTCACATTTTAATCTTCAGACAGCGAGTACCAAAATTACAATTGAAACCAAACAAGAAGTTATTTCAAGATTTATTTATAAACTCAGCTCCCATTTTTCGGTCAGTAAGGTCTGGAGTTAGATTTGCTGCAAACCTTCCTGATCACTCCAATACGATCTTCGCCAGTGATGACACCAACATTGGCCAGCTTAACCATG belongs to Brassica rapa cultivar Chiifu-401-42 chromosome A07, CAAS_Brap_v3.01, whole genome shotgun sequence and includes:
- the LOC103828792 gene encoding GTP-binding protein ERG isoform X1 — protein: MKAFRSLRILISISRTATPFSKTHLPQSFIRRSYSAQANLDEPTSVNGDSVFDSSQYSIEDPVKKPKQQPNWDKGYRERVERELFPQEKQSSEKKDRSRILAKALLEAALESADDELGDGEVREEDQKSLNVGIIGPPNAGKSSLTNFMVGTKVAAASRKTNTTTHEVLGVLTKGDTQVCFFDTPGLMLKKSGYGYTDIKARVQNAWTSVDLFDVLIVMFDVHRHLTCPDSRVVRLITYMGEEANPKQKRILCMNKVDLVEKKKDLLKVAEEFQNLPAYERHFMISGLKGSGVKDLSQYLIDQAVKKPWEEDPFTMSEEVMKNISLEVVRERLLDHVHQEVPYGVEHRLVDWREQRDGSLRIEQHLITPKLSQRKILVGKSGSKIGRIGIEANEELRRIMNRKVHLILKEVEVLTDRVREG
- the LOC103828792 gene encoding GTP-binding protein ERG isoform X3, which translates into the protein MKAFRSLRILISISRTATPFSKTHLPQSFIRRSYSAQANLDEPTSVNGDSVFDSSQYSIEDPVKKPKQQPNWDKGYRERVERELFPQEKQSSEKKDRSRILAKALLEAALESADDELGDGEVREEDQKSLNVGIIGPPNAGKSSLTNFMVGTKVAAASRKTNTTTHEVLGVLTKGDTQVCFFDTPGLMLKKSGYGYTDIKARVQNAWTSVDLFDVLIVMFDVHRHLTCPDSRVVRLITYMGEEANPKQKRILCMNKVDLVEKKKDLLKVAEEFQNLPAYERHFMISGLKGSGVKDLSQYLIDQAVKKPWEEDPFTMSEEVMKNISLEVVRERLLDHVHQEVPYGVEHRLVDWREQRDGSLRIEQHLITPKLSQRKILVGKSGSKIGRIGIEANEELRRIMNRKVHLILKVLLK
- the LOC103828795 gene encoding uncharacterized protein LOC103828795, which encodes MAKSMRCKRVKRLRAIRREIVEKESFTLTRDDAKSAAIEAALAAPKLPVRQPPPSPFMEVASSTTESASASDVEMDGEKHNKSLKPIGRKLKKKFKMGMKNRRSKGFLRGKRV
- the LOC103828792 gene encoding GTP-binding protein ERG isoform X2 → MKAFRSLRILISISRTATPFSKTHLPQSFIRRSYSAQANLDEPTSVNGDSVFDSSQYSIEDPVKKPKQQPNWDKGYRERVERELFPQEKQSSEKKDRSRILAKALLEAALESADDELGDGEVREEDQKSLNVGIIGPPNAGKSSLTNFMVGTKVAAASRKTNTTTHEVLGVLTKGDTQCFFDTPGLMLKKSGYGYTDIKARVQNAWTSVDLFDVLIVMFDVHRHLTCPDSRVVRLITYMGEEANPKQKRILCMNKVDLVEKKKDLLKVAEEFQNLPAYERHFMISGLKGSGVKDLSQYLIDQAVKKPWEEDPFTMSEEVMKNISLEVVRERLLDHVHQEVPYGVEHRLVDWREQRDGSLRIEQHLITPKLSQRKILVGKSGSKIGRIGIEANEELRRIMNRKVHLILKEVEVLTDRVREG